From Luteococcus japonicus, one genomic window encodes:
- a CDS encoding exonuclease domain-containing protein, translated as MALFRRKPTLEGLADSLPDGPLRAFAQRPAPPPSTTADQLRLLAVDVETTGLDATTDRLLSIGFVPVDGSTIPLGGAGHHVVRSTAEVGQSATVHGITDDALAAGVELEEALTRLLEALAGRVLLAHHAVIENDFLTRAMRQVWGQAVPLTCVDTMQLQHRLLSQGFDDEPPPGSLRLWSARQQYGLPRYQAHEALTDALACAELYLAQVSELGWQTSLKKLT; from the coding sequence ATGGCACTGTTCCGCAGGAAGCCCACACTGGAGGGCCTGGCCGACAGCCTGCCCGACGGCCCCCTCAGGGCCTTCGCCCAGAGGCCCGCTCCCCCGCCCTCGACTACGGCCGACCAGCTGCGGCTGCTCGCCGTGGACGTCGAGACCACTGGGCTGGACGCCACGACGGATCGCCTGCTGAGCATCGGCTTCGTCCCGGTGGATGGCTCGACCATCCCCCTGGGTGGCGCGGGCCACCATGTGGTGCGCTCCACGGCCGAGGTGGGTCAGAGTGCCACCGTCCACGGCATCACCGACGACGCCCTGGCTGCCGGGGTCGAGCTGGAGGAGGCGCTCACCCGATTGCTCGAGGCCTTGGCCGGCAGGGTCCTGCTGGCGCACCACGCGGTGATCGAGAACGACTTCCTGACGCGTGCCATGCGGCAGGTCTGGGGCCAAGCCGTCCCCCTGACCTGCGTCGACACGATGCAATTGCAGCACCGGTTGCTAAGCCAGGGCTTCGACGACGAGCCGCCGCCGGGATCACTGCGCCTGTGGAGCGCCCGGCAACAGTACGGACTGCCCCGTTACCAGGCCCACGAGGCACTCACTGACGCGCTCGCCTGCGCGGAGCTCTACCTCGCGCAGGTGAGCGAACTCGGCTGGCAGACCTCGCTCAAGAAGTTGACCTGA
- the gltX gene encoding glutamate--tRNA ligase: MALFDKAWARRTGGAFVLRIEDTDQARLVPGSEGQIYDSLEWLGLAPDEGPQQGGSFGPYRQSERLDTYRPFVEQLIADGHAYYCWCSSERLKEMREQQQAAKADVIGYDRLCLGKTKEERAQLPGFQETPVVRMLVPDDVELTFDDLINGSTAAPRPDDQVILKTDGFPTYHMAVVVDDHLMGITHVVRGQEWISSTPKHLLLYKWLGLPAPRFAHMPLIRNTDKSKISKRKNPAARLTWFREQGYLPEALLNFLMLLGYPPVVEGEEVQSFEQFVAAFDWTKINSGGPVFDMDKLNWLNGHYIRTMPAEDLAARIETCWAEQGQPALDDEARRLLVGATPLIQERMVTLAEAKDKLAFLFAEDASISAPDEVVAKLADNAPDALDAALSALEGLEPFDAETIQASLRAKLVDDLGIKPKFAFAPVRVGITGSNVSPPLFESMELLGHDSSIKRLRNFRASL; this comes from the coding sequence ATGGCTCTGTTCGACAAGGCCTGGGCCCGGCGAACCGGCGGTGCCTTCGTGCTGCGCATCGAGGACACCGACCAGGCGCGTCTGGTGCCCGGCTCGGAGGGGCAGATCTACGACAGCCTGGAGTGGCTCGGGCTGGCCCCCGATGAGGGGCCGCAGCAGGGTGGCAGCTTCGGGCCGTACCGCCAGTCGGAGCGCCTGGACACCTACCGGCCCTTCGTCGAGCAGCTGATCGCCGACGGTCACGCCTACTACTGCTGGTGCAGCTCGGAACGGTTGAAGGAGATGCGCGAGCAGCAGCAGGCCGCCAAGGCCGACGTGATCGGCTACGACCGGCTCTGCCTGGGAAAGACCAAGGAGGAGCGCGCGCAGCTGCCCGGCTTCCAGGAGACACCGGTGGTGCGGATGCTCGTCCCCGACGACGTGGAACTCACCTTCGACGACCTCATCAACGGATCGACCGCGGCCCCACGCCCCGATGACCAGGTCATCCTGAAGACCGACGGCTTCCCGACCTACCACATGGCCGTCGTCGTGGACGACCACCTGATGGGGATCACCCACGTCGTGCGTGGGCAGGAGTGGATCAGCTCCACGCCCAAGCACTTGCTGCTCTACAAGTGGCTGGGGCTCCCGGCGCCGCGCTTTGCGCACATGCCGCTGATCCGCAACACGGACAAGTCCAAGATCAGCAAGCGCAAGAACCCTGCGGCGCGTCTCACCTGGTTCCGCGAACAGGGCTATCTTCCCGAGGCGCTCCTCAACTTCTTGATGTTGCTGGGATATCCGCCCGTGGTCGAGGGCGAGGAGGTGCAGAGCTTCGAGCAGTTCGTGGCGGCTTTCGACTGGACCAAGATCAACTCTGGTGGTCCGGTCTTCGACATGGACAAGCTGAACTGGCTCAACGGTCACTACATCCGCACCATGCCGGCGGAGGACCTGGCGGCCCGGATCGAGACTTGCTGGGCCGAGCAGGGCCAACCGGCGCTGGACGACGAGGCGCGTCGCCTGCTGGTGGGCGCGACCCCGCTCATCCAGGAGCGGATGGTCACCCTGGCCGAGGCCAAGGACAAGCTCGCCTTCCTGTTCGCGGAGGATGCGAGCATCAGCGCACCCGACGAGGTCGTGGCCAAGCTCGCGGACAATGCCCCCGATGCGCTCGACGCGGCCCTGTCCGCGCTGGAGGGGCTGGAGCCCTTTGACGCGGAGACGATCCAGGCTTCCTTGCGCGCCAAGCTCGTGGATGACCTGGGCATCAAGCCCAAGTTCGCCTTCGCGCCGGTGCGGGTGGGCATCACGGGCAGCAATGTCAGCCCACCGCTGTTCGAGTCGATGGAACTGCTGGGGCACGACTCCTCGATCAAGCGGCTGCGCAACTTCCGCGCCTCGCTGTGA
- a CDS encoding glutamine--tRNA ligase/YqeY domain fusion protein: MSAPEPAVPANDFIRDAIRRDNEQGTYGSRVQTRFPPEPNGYLHVGHAKAIVQNFGVAEDFDGVCNLRLDDTNPGTEETEYVDSIKDDIAWLGYTPGVTVHASDYFEQLYLWAEYLVEQGLAFVDDQDGETISAQKGGFGEPGTNSPFRDRPAAESLDLLRRMRAGEFPDGSRCLRAKINMAAENMWLRDPVMYRIRHARHHNTGDAWCIYPTYDWAHGQSDAIEGVTHSLCSLEFDAHRPLYDWFLEHLPLTGDRPRQMEFARLELTHTVTSKRRLKKLVEDGLVDGWDDARMPTLRGMRRRGYPAAAIRNFMLAIGTTRNNSVKAIEEFESFVRRELNQTAQRRMAVLRPLKLTLTNWPVDANGEPVVEYFEVTNNPERAEDGLRSMPFTGSLFIEQEDFAEVPPPKYFRLTLDREVRLRGAYFVKAHDVVKDEQGNVVEVLASYDPETRGGDAPDGRKVKSTMHWVSAPHALDATVALYERLFTTRIPGEATGEALDDLNPSSRELLTGCKVEPALAESAPGEVVQFERTGYFAVDPDQPMHFHRTVGLRDEWAAAQKKQGK; this comes from the coding sequence ATGAGTGCGCCCGAACCCGCTGTGCCTGCCAATGACTTCATCCGCGACGCAATCCGCCGCGACAACGAGCAGGGCACCTACGGCTCTCGGGTGCAGACCCGCTTCCCTCCGGAACCCAATGGCTACCTGCACGTCGGCCATGCCAAGGCCATCGTGCAGAACTTCGGCGTCGCCGAGGACTTCGACGGCGTCTGCAATCTTCGCCTCGACGACACGAATCCCGGCACCGAAGAGACCGAGTACGTCGACTCCATCAAGGACGACATCGCATGGCTGGGCTACACCCCCGGCGTGACGGTGCACGCCAGCGACTACTTCGAGCAGCTCTACCTGTGGGCTGAATATCTGGTCGAGCAGGGGCTTGCCTTCGTCGATGACCAGGACGGCGAGACGATCAGCGCCCAGAAGGGCGGCTTCGGGGAACCCGGAACCAACTCCCCCTTCCGCGACCGTCCTGCCGCCGAGAGCCTGGACCTGCTGCGCCGGATGCGGGCCGGCGAGTTCCCCGATGGGTCCCGCTGCCTGCGCGCCAAGATCAACATGGCCGCCGAGAACATGTGGTTGCGCGACCCGGTGATGTACCGGATCCGCCACGCACGCCACCACAACACCGGTGACGCATGGTGCATCTACCCCACCTATGACTGGGCCCACGGCCAGAGCGATGCCATTGAGGGCGTCACGCATTCGCTGTGCAGCCTCGAGTTCGATGCACACCGCCCGCTCTACGACTGGTTCCTGGAGCACCTGCCCCTGACCGGCGACAGGCCCCGTCAGATGGAGTTCGCCCGGCTCGAGCTCACCCACACCGTGACCTCGAAGCGTCGCCTCAAGAAGCTGGTGGAGGACGGTCTGGTGGACGGCTGGGATGATGCCCGGATGCCCACCCTGCGCGGCATGCGCCGTCGCGGCTACCCCGCCGCCGCCATCCGCAACTTCATGCTGGCGATCGGCACCACCCGAAACAACTCGGTCAAGGCGATCGAGGAATTCGAGTCCTTCGTGCGACGCGAACTCAACCAGACCGCCCAGCGCCGGATGGCCGTACTGCGGCCGCTGAAGCTGACGCTGACCAACTGGCCCGTCGACGCCAATGGCGAACCGGTGGTCGAGTACTTCGAGGTCACCAACAATCCCGAGCGTGCCGAGGACGGGCTGCGCTCGATGCCCTTCACCGGGAGCCTGTTCATCGAACAGGAGGACTTCGCCGAGGTGCCGCCGCCCAAGTACTTCCGGCTCACGCTGGACCGCGAGGTCCGGCTGCGCGGTGCCTACTTCGTCAAGGCCCACGACGTCGTCAAGGACGAGCAGGGCAATGTGGTGGAGGTTCTTGCCAGCTATGATCCCGAGACGCGTGGGGGCGATGCCCCCGACGGCCGCAAGGTGAAGTCCACGATGCACTGGGTCTCCGCTCCGCACGCCCTCGACGCAACGGTGGCGCTCTACGAACGGCTGTTCACCACCCGAATCCCGGGCGAGGCCACTGGCGAGGCACTCGACGACCTCAACCCGTCCAGCAGGGAGCTGCTCACGGGGTGCAAGGTCGAGCCCGCGTTGGCCGAGTCCGCCCCGGGCGAAGTGGTGCAGTTCGAGCGCACCGGCTACTTCGCCGTCGACCCGGACCAGCCGATGCACTTCCACCGCACCGTGGGTCTGCGCGACGAGTGGGCCGCTGCCCAGAAGAAGCAGGGCAAGTAG
- a CDS encoding DUF4112 domain-containing protein, translating into MSLSDAAGGRASRSHDEVPTSRGMARVLDDLVTIPGTRITLGADALVGLVPGVGDAATTAMASIILFDAVRARVPLPVLARMVANCGLDALLGQLPLVGDLADIGFRSNRKNLRLLDRALTDPRRAEASSVAYLVSAVVMVLVAVAVMVAATLFALWWVARMLELL; encoded by the coding sequence ATGAGCCTTTCCGATGCGGCTGGTGGCCGTGCCAGCCGGAGCCACGACGAGGTTCCCACCTCGCGGGGCATGGCCCGAGTTCTGGACGACCTGGTGACCATTCCCGGGACCCGGATCACCCTCGGTGCGGATGCCCTGGTGGGACTGGTCCCGGGGGTGGGGGATGCCGCCACCACGGCGATGGCCAGCATCATCCTGTTCGATGCCGTCCGCGCCCGGGTCCCCTTGCCCGTCCTGGCGAGGATGGTCGCCAACTGCGGCCTGGACGCCCTGCTGGGGCAACTCCCACTCGTCGGAGACCTCGCGGACATCGGCTTCAGGTCCAACCGCAAGAACCTGCGGCTTTTGGACCGGGCCCTGACGGATCCTCGACGGGCCGAAGCCAGCAGCGTGGCCTACCTGGTCAGCGCGGTGGTCATGGTCCTGGTGGCGGTGGCCGTCATGGTGGCGGCGACCCTCTTCGCCCTGTGGTGGGTGGCCAGGATGCTCGAGCTCCTGTGA
- the treY gene encoding malto-oligosyltrehalose synthase: MKPTSTYRLQITPDFRLQDAARVLDYLADLGVGAVYLSPVLTSTAGSNHGYDVTDPTTVDEQRGGEEGWRELVATARDKGLGIVMDIVPNHLGIAHAWENPAWWSVLAEGPASPHAAWFDIDWSADRIALPVLGNADDLDRLELSEDGRELSFYEHRFPVARGTAGAGGDPRVVHDRQHYRLVPGVDGNDLLTHRRFFTVSTLAGVRVEDQQVFEATHERIARMVREDGIDGLRVDHPDGLVDPKQYFERLHQLAPEAWIVAEKILEHGEELPEWQVDGTTGYDAMTEVNQLFVDPSAEEFFTTDYQRRTGDELDVEQHVLAGKLEVARTLFGAETRRLLALLDAGDVDPELLRDALHELAARMPVYRTYLPEHDEALTEALATTRHDAPDLGPALDVLEGQLLDVDREAARRFQQLSGAVMAKGVEDTAWYRANRFVALNEVGGHPASFGTGLNTFHAAMQRREQRMPESMTALSTHDTKRGEDVRARLAALSELRGPWTRFADTFGRHTAIPEPTFAHLLAQTLAGTGPVAAPERLHQYAEKAMREAGLATSWMEPDAAFEARVHEAIETAHSHPEIRGAWDELTSALDSPARSNSLSQKLVQLVMPGIPDVYQGTEVWEDSLVDPDNRRPVDHEHLRGLLARHISDWEDPAFKQHLVAAVLRLRRDRPESFTGYRPVDADGPAAGHLVAFERDGVLACATRLPASLAQAGGWRDTELVLDGSWGDALRPDPATFSGRVLLRELLDHAPVALLVRD; encoded by the coding sequence ATGAAGCCCACCTCCACGTATCGTCTCCAGATCACGCCGGACTTCCGCCTGCAGGACGCCGCCCGCGTGCTTGACTACTTGGCCGACCTCGGGGTGGGGGCCGTCTACCTCTCCCCCGTCCTGACCTCGACAGCCGGCTCCAACCACGGCTATGACGTGACCGATCCCACCACCGTCGACGAGCAGCGCGGCGGCGAGGAGGGGTGGCGCGAGCTCGTGGCGACGGCCCGGGACAAGGGCTTGGGCATCGTGATGGACATCGTCCCCAACCATCTGGGCATTGCCCATGCCTGGGAGAACCCCGCGTGGTGGAGTGTGCTGGCCGAGGGGCCTGCCTCGCCACACGCCGCATGGTTCGACATCGACTGGTCCGCCGACAGGATCGCCCTGCCCGTGTTGGGCAACGCGGACGACCTCGACCGTCTGGAGCTGTCCGAGGACGGACGCGAGCTGTCCTTCTACGAGCACCGCTTCCCCGTCGCACGGGGCACCGCAGGGGCGGGCGGGGATCCTCGGGTGGTCCATGATCGACAGCACTACCGCCTGGTTCCCGGCGTGGACGGCAACGACCTGCTGACCCATCGGCGCTTCTTCACCGTCTCGACGCTGGCCGGGGTTCGCGTGGAAGACCAGCAGGTCTTCGAGGCAACCCACGAACGCATCGCGCGGATGGTCCGCGAAGACGGCATCGATGGGCTGCGAGTGGATCATCCCGATGGTCTGGTCGATCCGAAGCAGTACTTCGAACGGCTCCACCAACTGGCACCCGAAGCATGGATCGTCGCGGAGAAGATCCTCGAACATGGCGAGGAACTGCCCGAATGGCAGGTCGACGGCACCACGGGCTATGACGCGATGACAGAGGTCAACCAGCTCTTCGTCGATCCCAGCGCCGAGGAATTCTTCACCACCGACTACCAGCGCCGCACCGGGGACGAACTCGACGTCGAGCAACACGTGCTCGCTGGCAAGCTGGAGGTGGCACGCACCCTGTTCGGGGCCGAGACGCGTCGCCTGCTGGCCCTGCTTGACGCGGGCGACGTGGATCCCGAGCTGCTGCGTGACGCCCTGCACGAACTTGCCGCGCGGATGCCGGTCTACCGCACCTACCTGCCGGAGCACGATGAGGCACTCACCGAGGCCCTGGCCACCACCCGCCATGACGCGCCAGATCTGGGCCCCGCCCTTGATGTCCTGGAGGGGCAGCTGCTCGACGTCGACCGCGAGGCCGCGCGGCGCTTCCAGCAGCTCTCCGGGGCGGTGATGGCCAAGGGCGTGGAGGACACGGCCTGGTACCGCGCCAACCGCTTCGTCGCGCTGAACGAGGTGGGCGGGCATCCCGCCAGCTTCGGCACCGGCCTGAACACCTTTCACGCTGCCATGCAGCGGCGGGAGCAGAGGATGCCGGAATCCATGACCGCGCTGTCCACCCATGACACCAAGCGGGGGGAGGACGTGAGGGCCCGGCTCGCGGCGCTCTCCGAGCTGCGTGGGCCATGGACCCGTTTTGCCGACACCTTCGGCCGTCACACCGCCATCCCCGAACCCACCTTTGCCCACCTGCTGGCGCAGACCCTCGCCGGCACCGGTCCCGTCGCCGCCCCCGAGCGGCTCCACCAGTACGCGGAGAAGGCCATGCGTGAGGCGGGCTTGGCCACCAGCTGGATGGAGCCCGATGCCGCCTTCGAGGCCCGCGTGCACGAGGCCATCGAGACGGCCCATTCCCATCCGGAGATCCGTGGGGCCTGGGATGAACTGACCAGCGCCCTGGACTCCCCCGCTCGCTCCAACAGCCTCTCCCAGAAGCTGGTACAGCTGGTCATGCCGGGCATTCCCGATGTCTACCAGGGCACGGAGGTCTGGGAGGACTCGCTGGTGGACCCCGACAATCGCCGGCCGGTGGACCACGAGCACCTGCGCGGCCTGTTGGCCCGCCACATCTCTGACTGGGAGGACCCCGCCTTCAAGCAGCACCTGGTGGCGGCGGTGCTGCGACTGCGCCGCGACCGGCCGGAATCGTTCACCGGCTATCGCCCAGTTGACGCCGATGGCCCCGCCGCGGGGCACCTGGTGGCCTTCGAACGTGACGGGGTGCTGGCCTGCGCAACTCGGCTTCCCGCCTCCTTGGCCCAGGCGGGTGGCTGGCGGGACACCGAACTGGTGCTGGACGGCTCGTGGGGGGACGCCCTGCGCCCGGACCCCGCCACCTTCTCGGGACGGGTGCTGCTCCGCGAGCTGCTGGACCATGCCCCCGTCGCACTCCTGGTGAGGGACTGA
- a CDS encoding LysM peptidoglycan-binding domain-containing protein, producing the protein MGLFDEIKDKLTGKHDEAADAPEVQAPIIPEEQARIDREQASNEATAAVAQTELDAKEKAEAEARAKAEAEEKAKADAAAQAKTAADQKAAAEAKADTEAKQKANAAQAAQPKRTYTVKPGDTLSEIGSKFGVNYMDIARANGVKNPDLIYPGQVFTIPE; encoded by the coding sequence ATGGGACTGTTCGACGAGATCAAGGACAAGCTGACCGGCAAGCACGACGAGGCCGCCGACGCCCCCGAGGTACAGGCCCCGATCATCCCCGAGGAGCAGGCGCGGATAGATCGTGAGCAGGCCTCCAACGAGGCCACCGCAGCCGTTGCCCAGACCGAGCTGGACGCCAAGGAGAAGGCGGAGGCCGAGGCTCGCGCCAAGGCAGAGGCCGAGGAGAAGGCCAAGGCCGACGCAGCCGCCCAGGCAAAGACCGCAGCCGACCAGAAGGCCGCCGCCGAGGCGAAGGCCGATACCGAAGCCAAGCAGAAGGCCAACGCCGCCCAGGCCGCCCAGCCCAAGCGCACCTACACGGTGAAGCCCGGCGACACACTCTCCGAGATCGGCTCCAAGTTCGGCGTCAACTACATGGACATCGCGCGCGCCAATGGTGTGAAGAACCCCGACCTGATCTACCCCGGCCAGGTCTTCACCATCCCGGAGTGA
- the tuf gene encoding elongation factor Tu translates to MAKAKFERTKPHCNIGTIGHIDHGKTTLTAAISKVLHDKYPDLNETFAFENIDKAPEERQRGITISIAHIEYQTEKRHYAHVDCPGHADYVKNMITGAAQMDGAILVVAATDGPMPQTHEHVLLARQVGVPAIVVALNKCDMVDDEELIELVEMEVRELLSSQEFDGDDCPVVRVSAFQALQGDAKWAESILELMNAVDEYIPQPERETDKPFLMPVEDVFTITGRGTVITGRIERGIVKTGETVDIIGIREDKQSSTVTGVEMFRKILDEGRAGENVGLLLRGTKKEDVERGMCVIKPGSTTPHTDFEGSVYVLTKEEGGRHKPFFSNYSPQFYFRTTDVTGVVQLPEGTEMVMPGDNTDMTVHLNKPVAMEDGLKFAIREGGRTVGAGRVTKIVK, encoded by the coding sequence GTGGCAAAGGCCAAGTTCGAGCGGACTAAGCCGCACTGCAACATCGGCACCATCGGACACATCGACCACGGCAAGACCACGCTCACCGCGGCGATCTCCAAGGTGCTCCACGACAAGTACCCGGATCTCAACGAGACCTTCGCTTTCGAGAACATCGACAAGGCTCCCGAAGAGCGCCAGCGTGGCATCACCATCTCGATCGCTCACATCGAGTACCAGACCGAGAAGCGCCACTACGCGCACGTTGACTGCCCCGGCCACGCCGACTACGTCAAGAACATGATCACCGGTGCTGCCCAGATGGACGGCGCCATCCTCGTGGTCGCCGCCACCGACGGCCCCATGCCCCAGACCCACGAGCACGTGCTGCTCGCCCGTCAGGTCGGCGTGCCCGCCATCGTCGTTGCGCTGAACAAGTGCGACATGGTGGACGACGAGGAGCTCATCGAGCTCGTCGAGATGGAGGTCCGCGAGCTGCTGTCCTCGCAGGAGTTCGATGGCGACGACTGCCCCGTCGTGCGCGTGTCGGCCTTCCAGGCCCTGCAGGGTGACGCCAAGTGGGCCGAGAGCATCCTCGAGCTGATGAACGCTGTCGACGAGTACATCCCGCAGCCCGAGCGCGAGACCGACAAGCCCTTCCTGATGCCCGTTGAGGACGTCTTCACGATCACCGGTCGTGGCACCGTCATCACCGGTCGTATCGAGCGCGGCATCGTCAAGACCGGCGAGACCGTCGACATCATCGGCATCCGCGAGGACAAGCAGAGCAGCACCGTCACCGGTGTTGAGATGTTCCGCAAGATCCTCGACGAAGGTCGCGCTGGCGAGAACGTCGGCCTGCTGCTCCGCGGCACCAAGAAGGAAGACGTCGAGCGTGGCATGTGTGTCATCAAGCCCGGCTCGACCACCCCTCACACCGATTTCGAGGGTTCCGTCTACGTGCTGACCAAGGAGGAGGGTGGCCGTCACAAGCCGTTCTTCTCGAACTACTCGCCCCAGTTCTACTTCCGTACCACGGACGTGACCGGCGTCGTCCAGCTGCCCGAGGGCACCGAGATGGTCATGCCTGGTGACAACACCGACATGACTGTTCACCTGAACAAGCCCGTCGCCATGGAGGACGGCCTGAAGTTCGCCATCCGTGAGGGTGGGCGTACCGTCGGTGCCGGCCGCGTGACCAAGATCGTCAAGTGA